The genomic DNA agtcggaaGGTTgggttttctcaaatttttagggttttctacctagccctaccctatataccccctactctatatatatatatataggggaaggttcatttgagaagaaatttaatgtgagaagaaaaagaagaaatggcatattagtaaaatattatttcatttataactcatatcattaatttttctctcaataattaattagtcaactaatcaataattatcctacatataatctacaaaacctacacatatcaaaattttcctacatataccctacacattatagaattttatactacacagtcgaaatttatcctacacacctcgaagtatatcctacacaactcgtaacttatcctacacaaccaataatttattctacactttaaattaagttgttttttaatttggaaaaaatatatattttgaaaaggagttacaaatttaatttagtgagctattaaaaaggaagactaagaattaatgatctatctaattttaccaatatacccttacacccatattaaatacaaatattaaataaagtaaaatgaagcattcttattggttgaaacttcttttttttttcttcttaaaaaaaaattcttctcatttgaaccctccaatatatataatatatattggagggttcaaatgagaagaattttttttttaaaaagaaaaaaaaaagaagtttcaaccaataagaatgcttcattttacttcatttaatatttgtatttaatatgtgtgtaagggtatattggtaaacttacataaattattaatttgtattcttcccctttaataactagctaaattaaatttgtaacttatttaattttcttcttaaatgaacctccccctatatatatatatatatatatatatgtatatatatagggagaagatcatgcgagaaccaacTGTTATTGTgagaactgcgagaaccaatgtgaccgcaccaaaaatgcctaaaatagctaaaaatcacacaaaatttttttttaaattttttttttaaaaaagaaaaattttttttggcttctaaaagtagcgattttaacataaaaaatattaaaaagttcaaaaaaaaattttagatttttttttttgatttttttagattttttttagatttttttaggtttttggagggtttagtttttagcattttagcttgggggtggggggtgggggaggggggtttagggggtttaggttttttcttttggggttggggggggggggggggttaggtttttttttttttggggggggggggggtgggggttaggtttttttaggttttttttggttttttttagctattttaggttgtattcacattggttctcaaggttctcacaataaaggtggttctcgcatgagcccctccctatatatatatatatattcattgcTTTTTACTTAAGTAAAATTTAATTATCATTCTGATTATATTTcctttttttagctattttaggttgtgttcacattggttctcaaggttctcacaataaagatggttctcgcatgagcccctccctatatatatatatatatatatatatatatatatatatatatatatatattcattgcTTTTTACTTAAGTAAAATTTAATTATCATTCTGATTATATTTCCTTTTTACAACTAAACATGTCGTTCCATTATTTTGAGAATACAATTGAAATGAATACACCTACCCTTGATCCCAAATTGTATGAGAAAATAccatttataataaataaatataatatgaGAAATGAAATCACAAGGGAAATGAAAACAAATATAACGAAAATAGTCTAGATAAATATTACAAATGAAATAAAtaggaaatgaaagaaaaaaggAGATCCGTTTTTAACACCCGATTTTCATAAAATAGATTTTGTGTTTATAGATGTGCATCTCATGTACAACAACTGGAATAGTAGCAGTGTTGTCGAAAATGAACTTGCTAACATAAAACCATAGTTGATAAATATTTATGTAACAATTAAGCATATAATTATTTACATACAAGTTTGATGAAAACCTTTTTTTCTCCAACACAAAACATCTCAGGAAAAGTATGGCTGGTAATAGATATCTGTATAAGACATGATTAGACTTATTCAGTTAAAAGTATACAACATGATTTTTTAcctttttaaaataataaaattatgaGGTTAGGATCCATCATTTCTTCTACTTgatacataaaacataaaactgtgTTATGGACGTGAGATATAAAATAGTTAAACGAGTTGTATTCATGTTTAATATTTGTGTTATAAGCGTCGTCAGAGACCTGTTAAACCCgataagacacgatttgccagccctGATCAAAAGTCATCTAAACAAAAGGCTATATTGGTAAAATCACAAGTAGACATAACTGTCTATTTATAGCATCACTTGCCTCGCATTTCTCTCATTTTAAGCTTCCAAAATGGAAGAAAAAGGATACACACAAGATGGCACAGTCAACCTTCGCAGGCAACCCGTGCTTTCTTCCAAAACTGGCAAATGGAAAGCTTGTGCTTTCTTAGTTGGTAACTCACCCCTTTACTTCATTTCATGTTTACATTTCAAGATTCTCATTTCTCTATGTTtgcaacaaaaaataaataaacatgcaaGCTAGATcattaattatttattttctcATCTTGATGGGATTGTAAAAGGCTATGAAGCGTTTGAGAGGATGGCGTTTTACGGTGTGGCATCAAACCTTGTGGTTTATTTGACCACACAATTGCACGAAGACACTGTTGCGTCTGTCAGAAATGTGAACAACTGGTCGGGTGCGGTGTGGATGACTCCAATCTTTGGTGCATACATCGCTGATTCTTATTTGGGTCGTTTCTGGACTTTCACCTTCTCGTCTCTCATCTATGTCTTGGTACGTACGTATGCATGTATATACGTTTATTTTTTTCGATTTGTTAGAGAGATATTCGTGTTAAAAACAACGTAAAATATAGTTCTTATATATTGTAAGGTTTCGATTTTGAATTTGATCAAGAGATGTAGTTACTTTATTTGATCAAGAGATGttgttactttttttttttgtgactGATTTGGTCCATTAGTTTTGTTTGAACAAAAATAAGGACACATATAAAGAAAAAGAACTCTTGGCTTATATTTATTTTGACCTACTACAACTAAGTGCTCAATATATACTCATCATGATTTGTCAACCTCAATGGTGGTTTTCAACTCTTGATATCATTTTCCacatttaatattttatttaattaattattaacaAGAATGTATTAATAAAGACAAAACTCGTGAAGCTCACTCTTGGCATGGTCTAACTGTTACTTAccaaatttaataaaattttgtttttttagggGATGGTGCTATTGACACTGGCAGTTTCAATCAAATTCTTAAAGCCAACTTGTAGTAATGGAGTCTGCAACAAAGCCTCCACTTCTCAAATTGCATTTTTCTACACATCTTTGTACATCATAGCCATAGGTGCAGGTGGGACCAAACCAAATATTTCAACATTTGGTGCTGACCAATTTGACGATTTTGACCCTGATGAAAAAAGACTCAAGGTCTCCTTTTTCAATTGGTGGATGTTTAGCAGCTTCTTGGGTGCACTTGTTGCCACCCTTGGTCTTGTGTATATTCAAGAAAACTTGGGTTGGGGTCTTGGCTATGGCATCCCAACTGTTGGTCTCATTTTGTCACTACTTATTTTCTACATGGGCACCCCTATGTATAGGCATAAAGTTAGGAAGACCAAGAGTCCGGCTGCCGATTTCATTCGTGTTGTCAAGGCGGCATTTGCCAACCGCCAGCGTGACCTACCAAGTGACCCGAAGGAGCTTCATGAGTTTCCTTTgcaacattatgttgatagcgGGAAACGTCAAGTCTATCACACTCCAATTTTCAGGTACATTTGGTTGTTTTTTTGCTTTTATATTTATCTGAATTTCGTGCTAATACTTTAGACTTTAGAGCATAGGTTTAACCTCTCATTTTCACTTGTCTTCTAGGAACAATTTATTACATTACAAACAAGGTGATTTGTGTATAAAAATTCACTTACACTACATAGTATACTATTAACAAAATATGGTAAACCAGCACGTCTAGATGAATAATTTGTGTGGTGTATAAATCTATCTTCTTTTGATTatggaaaatatatatatgtgaCATTTCGAAACAAAATAATCACACATAGTTTGTTCAGAAGAGAGGTATAGGCGCATAATGAATGCTTGACCTCACATATCATCTACGTGTGTTTTGTATGTATTGGTTGTAGATAAAAGAAGAACCCCACACCTAGTCGTGTTTGGATGGAGGAAATTTTATGAGATGGATAATCTCCTCTAAATCTTCACCCGTGTAAATCAAAACAAAGTATTAAGCTACTTATAGTCGGGGTCAAATATCACAAATGGTGTGAGGGGTCATATATGACAAATGGTTACGTCACTCTTGGTATGTTTACGTCGGTGAGGCAAACATCATCGAGGACCGATACGTccataagagcattcacatccaaataaCTAAATTGTGAGTGtgaggtttttaaaatataaagagtataaaaaatggttgtgagtggaggagagagaaaatgttactgttcatctgtatatttggggggacactgttcacccagtataattttttaatatatattgaaagtggttgtgagggaatgagagagaaaaatgtaatgataaaggtataaaaatattatttaattgaaaaggagagagaaaaagtatttgtttttagtggaaatatattgatataagagttgttttttagtggaatgtatgtataattttaggGTGCTggaggtgaatgctctaagaggGTTGTTTGTGACACCTTAGGAAAATCTCACATTGTCCGTTAACATGAGAGATAATAAGACACAAGAGCGATCTGAAATACTAACAACACGTTTTAGACACATTGGTTGTATATGAAAGAAGAGTTCCACAATTAAACATGTTTTGGTGCCAGAAAGTTTAGGACATGTGACCTATTAGGAAGTCATCAACTTGGTAGCAAAAAACAAAGCATGAGTTCTTTATAAACAAAGTGGTTATTGGTATAATTGGCTGGACATCAAAACAACAagttttttaataataatagaattttaacaaaaaaaagaaGACAAAGAAAAAGTTCATTTCTGTTATGTATATATAAACATAACATATAACTAACAAACACTTTCACAAAAAAAGTCAAATCTTTTAGCAACAAATCTTTACATAAAACAAGGGCATCATGTAGCAACTTGCATTCACACGCAAAGAAAGACACTCGCATTCATTACCAAATAAGACATTATACCATAAAGTGACATTTAATACAAAAGGGCACAATTGGGATTTTCATTTGAACGTAAGATTTTGTCACCAAGACCCTTGGAATTTCCGAATCCGTTGTTGGCCCCTCGTACATTAAAAACGGCTTTGGGGTTGGGGATATCTCATTGTATTGTAGTTTGTTACAACTGTTGCAGAATTTATTTCAAGATTCATTAAATGGTCCAAAGGATAGAAACTGGATATCAAATCAAATGGACCCATGGTATTTAATTTTATGTCAAGTTGGACCCATGGAGCATCATCTTAATTCTTACACACCCAGAAATAGTATCACCTTCATTGGAAGGTTCACCACTCATGTTCATCCAAGATTCAAACTCCTATGGATATTCttgtcacatatatatataatgtaatattttattaatacTTTAGGGGACTTATTGAGTGTTATTTAATATGAAATGCCAATTTTAACCTTAGGTTCTTGGACAAAGGTGCACTTAAAGAAGAAGATAAGGTTGGCAACTCAAAGAGGCCACCATGCACAATTACTCAAGTGGAAGGAGTCAAGCTTGTATTGGGTATGGGCATGATATGGCTTGTAACCTTGATCCCTAGCACTATTTGGGCACAAGTCAACACCTTGTTTGTAAAACAAGGCACCACTTTGGACCGACATCTCGGGTCAACCTTTCAATTACCGGCAGCATCATTAGGGAGCTTTGTCACACTCTCTATGTTAATATCGGTACCAATGTACGATAGGTATTTTGTGCCTCTAATGCGTAAAAGAACCAAAAACCCTAGGGGGATCACCATGCTCCAAAGGCTAGGGATTGGATTTTCAATTCAGATTCTAGCCATAGCAATGGCCTATCTAGTTGAAGTTAAGAGAATGCAATGCATCAAATCccacaacattttaaaccctaaagAAGTTATCCCGATGACCATCTTTTGGTTATTGCCTCAATACATCCTACTCGGGGTGGCTGATGTGTTCAACGCCATTGGATTGCTCGAGTTCTTCTATGATCAGTCCCCGGAGGATATGCAAAGTCTTGGAACAACATTTTTTACAAGTGGAATTGGCGTTGGCAACTTTTTGAACAGTTTCTTGGTGACGATGGTGGACAAGGCAACGAGCATGGACGGAAGGAAGAGTTGGATCGGAAACAACTTGAATGATTCGCATTTGGATTACTATTACgggtttcttttattaatttcAATATTAAATTTAGGAGCTTTCTTGTGGGCATCAaagaaatatatttataaaaggGAGTCAAATGTAGAAGCAAAGAATGAAATCCTAGAGATGGAATGCAAACCACTGGAGGTAGTTCCATTAGGGTTACAAGTTTAATATGTATGGATTGCTATTGAATTTCTAGTGAAGAATTGGTATTCTGTACTTTTATGGCTTATTGTATGTTTATATAATAAAACTTCTATTTATATAAGCCAATAATATTGTTCTTTTTATTGTATGTTTATAATAATAGCCTTTTGTTTATATGACCAGTAAACAGTAATAAATTGGGCCTTTCACCatgaaaactcatttttttacTATATTTCAAAGCACAACGCTATACGGCAAACCCAATTTGATGTCCTCCAGAATGGGTGTTGGACTTGAGTCTCTATTTCATTATCTGAGACGGAAGTGTGGAACATACAATGTTTTTTAGTTCAACAAAATGATTAATGATAACAATAAGAATAATCTAATATTAATTCGTTGAACACCATCGTATTTCGTCACCACTTCTTATTTCCAATGATAAATAAATATATCCTACTCATGTTAATATGTAGAAGAAAAACTAAAGATGAGGAGTTCAAAGAACACATGAATTAAAAAAAGTAGTGAATGGTATTTTTTAGTATTGAATAAATGAGAACTAATTTTTTAATAAAGGAATTAAATTGGAAAGGATAATAATAAAGCTTTTTTTTAATGTTGAATTTCTTGCTTCTTGTGAGACTTGAACACATAACTAGCTGCCCCACTAGTATAAAGTTGGTGTGTTTTAAAAGGTTTTGTCTTGCCACTAGACCAGCTGCCCAATTGGTATAAAGCTAACCACCTGTAATTAACATAGTCTAAAGATGAGACAAATGGATAAATCTTTCACAAATTTATGATAACTAAATATACTCAACATCATCTCACCTAGTATTATTAGCTTTGAATCGTATATGTAATTTAAGAAATTATGCGTTATATATTAATCAAAGTAGAGGACATTATCGTCGGTCTGTAATTTGTGGTGGTGGAAGGTGGACGAAGAGGAAGGAGGAGGTGGTGCTCGCGATGGTACTAGAGGAGGTGTTGGTGGTGACCTATAGAAAAGAAAGCTTAACTGATAAGGTGAAGGAATACTATGATGATCATGGTTGATTTCTCTATAGTTGTGTCTTAAAATCTCATCTCTTACTGCATCCAATGCAGCTTGTACTTGATGTTGTAAAGCCAAAATTACACCCATTTGCTGCATGGGCTCTAAATTCTCTGGTACTTCCTGAATTATCACAAAAAATTTGAAGAAACATTCATAACCATATGAAGATATTGACTAATTATATCATGGCTGTTAAGAAATATAGATGTTAAAAGATATAGATGTGCATTACACATCACATAGATGTTAAGAGATATAGATGTGCATTTACACATCACAATGTATAGCTACTTAAATTTTTGTTATGTATATATCTTAGGTCATGTGTACTCGAGCGTCATGAGAGGGGTGAAAAAAGCCTATAGCCTCCCATAAAGCCCAAAACACCGCCCTGAACATTATGGGGGGTTATGTTGGTGGCGTTATGGGCTACACGTGATGGTGGTAGCAATTTTGTTTTGATTTATCTCTCCAACTTATATTATATATAACTGAAGAGGGGTTATAGCGGGTTATCCACTACACACATATGTTATGGGAGATTATGTTGGGGCAAAGGGGGTCATGGGGGGTTATGAGTACACAAGAGCTTAGAAGCAACGGTTTGCTTGAATTTAAATTTccttttttaattattaatactCATAATTCATAAgcaatatacatatctatatctCAAATATCTCAGACCAGGTTTAAACATTAACATTGATATCGTATCGAACCAAACAACATTTTTTTTTCTCGTGATCATGGTCGTTTTATCGTATCTCACAACCGTCTCCCGAGTTCCGCTTCTGGCAACTCTATCGCGACGGATAAGACTAATTAGTGTGTGTGTGCACGCgcgcgcgcacacacacacacacacatatatatatatatatatatatatatatatatattaatggaATGAAATATCAATTGCAAAAATAACTTGTATAGGATCGCACCACAAGAAAAAACCCCTATAGGGACAACATTTCTTAAACTTTTAGGGAGAACGTGTCGTCTCTATAGGCTACTTTCATCTCGTCTCTATAAAACTTGGCTCTACATCCCCGTCCCTATAGGTCACAAAAGTTGTCCGTGTAAGTGTCGTCCCTATAAAAGAGCTTGTCAGACGACATGTAGTCTATACAAGTTTatgcaaaaaaaataataattaaaaaacaaaatttataATCTAAATTTTAATAAAGGATTTCAATAAATGTCACGTAACATCTCTCTTTTAATTTAgtaataattttttaatatataacaaTAGATAAATAcgtattatataaaaatattgcATTATCTTTTGTGATTTAAAAAACATAATATAAATCCTATAAGTTTTTAAGttatttattttttcaaaaactaaagcgattttttatggtttacttttatatatttttgtgtATGTATAGTAATAACTACTGACATCCCTCGCACGATACGACAAGAACTAATTTTTGATTGGTATCAGTTTAGTTTTTTATGTTACCGATACTCGGTATAGcaactgaaagaaaaaaaaacaaagaaataaaTAAATTCGTTAAACATCATAGTATAAATTTTTTGTGGTAATTTTATAAAGAGTTTAAACTTTACTATTCCTTGCATAAAAATGTAGCAATGTATAGCTTTTCATTT from Helianthus annuus cultivar XRQ/B chromosome 7, HanXRQr2.0-SUNRISE, whole genome shotgun sequence includes the following:
- the LOC110869027 gene encoding protein NRT1/ PTR FAMILY 5.1, with amino-acid sequence MEEKGYTQDGTVNLRRQPVLSSKTGKWKACAFLVGYEAFERMAFYGVASNLVVYLTTQLHEDTVASVRNVNNWSGAVWMTPIFGAYIADSYLGRFWTFTFSSLIYVLGMVLLTLAVSIKFLKPTCSNGVCNKASTSQIAFFYTSLYIIAIGAGGTKPNISTFGADQFDDFDPDEKRLKVSFFNWWMFSSFLGALVATLGLVYIQENLGWGLGYGIPTVGLILSLLIFYMGTPMYRHKVRKTKSPAADFIRVVKAAFANRQRDLPSDPKELHEFPLQHYVDSGKRQVYHTPIFRFLDKGALKEEDKVGNSKRPPCTITQVEGVKLVLGMGMIWLVTLIPSTIWAQVNTLFVKQGTTLDRHLGSTFQLPAASLGSFVTLSMLISVPMYDRYFVPLMRKRTKNPRGITMLQRLGIGFSIQILAIAMAYLVEVKRMQCIKSHNILNPKEVIPMTIFWLLPQYILLGVADVFNAIGLLEFFYDQSPEDMQSLGTTFFTSGIGVGNFLNSFLVTMVDKATSMDGRKSWIGNNLNDSHLDYYYGFLLLISILNLGAFLWASKKYIYKRESNVEAKNEILEMECKPLEVVPLGLQV